From Juglans regia cultivar Chandler chromosome 6, Walnut 2.0, whole genome shotgun sequence, the proteins below share one genomic window:
- the LOC108994557 gene encoding uncharacterized protein LOC108994557 produces the protein MSTSITFVDDWNIKKRVRYEDSDESDSPEVKRLRENLLDFLDDSDPDATIQDLASVMKSFEEEISPASSSPVPVVDLTSDSGESQPELGYLLEASDDELGLPPSGSSSGEEVQNLETDLIRVPSDTSGIGDLWGFEDQIPNYDAFEFGVGDGYGITGEYVAFDGGLFEYSDLYYESSDLSDPSWRHGTLPAQ, from the coding sequence ATGTCGACGTCTATTACCTTTGTTGATGACTGGAATATCAAGAAGAGGGTCCGGTATGAGGACTCCGACGAGTCGGACTCCCCCGAGGTGAAGCGTCTCCGGGAGAACCTTCTGGATTTCCTCGACGACTCCGATCCCGATGCGACCATTCAGGACCTTGCCTCCGTCATGAAGAGCTTCGAGGAAGAGATATCTCCGGCTTCTTCGTCGCCGGTGCCGGTTGTTGACTTGACTTCTGATTCCGGCGAGTCCCAACCGGAGCTGGGTTACCTTCTTGAAGCCTCTGACGACGAGCTTGGCCTGCCACCCTCGGGTAGTTCTTCCGGGGAGGAAGTGCAGAATCTGGAGACCGACTTGATTCGTGTCCCGTCCGACACGTCTGGTATCGGCGACTTGTGGGGATTCGAGGATCAAATCCCGAATTACGACGCGTTCGAGTTCGGTGTCGGAGATGGGTATGGGATCACCGGCGAGTACGTGGCGTTTGATGGGGGGCTGTTCGAGTACTCCGATCTGTATTACGAATCTTCCGATTTATCCGATCCCTCGTGGCGGCACGGAACTTTGCCAGCACAatag